One genomic window of Diospyros lotus cultivar Yz01 chromosome 8, ASM1463336v1, whole genome shotgun sequence includes the following:
- the LOC127807686 gene encoding putative F-box/FBD/LRR-repeat protein At5g44960, translating to MAEERSTNSPRHIIVGNLSKLLLDDAATASTSSENWRDVRLTDAHSILDDEWTSDSSPDQAFIQVKYIVHSSRIRDTDAPPYEFNCSTEDIDKLIYDLSLHSVAGLSINMRRCDGDYELPPSLYSCRELIQLKLSNFALKSRPTFDCFRSMKRLELECVRLDEDALDRLISGCPQLERLALVDFGRLSLLKIHAPNLEFLEIGGVFDRISLESTSRLDTVRIGAYENAGYDQNPKLAGIGNLIKFFESVPHVQRLEVNNFFLKVNERLESDDEEEGDTGEKETENSRKWYLSIGREPVEMLPTTQLWGMKHLSISIDFNCANEIRAAFCILKCCPNLQELLVRVYDDDEKASRETNVHVWMKDQMFPMSHLRVVNISRIPYDECALTFIDFLLVNSLVLERMTVVPRCSDLWGKRRLCAPNPRWLKALLSFRRASPLAQVIYL from the exons ATGGCAGAAGAGAGATCGACGAACTCACCGCGTCATATCATCGTCGGAAACCTGTCGAAATTGTTGCTAGACGATGCAGCGACGGCGAGCACCTCATCCGAGAACTGGAGGGACGTGCGGCTTACAGATGCACATTCTATACTTGATGATGAATGGACGTCTGATTCTTCACCAGATCAAGCATTCATCCAAGTTAAGTACATAGTGCATTCATCAAGAATTCGAGACACAGACGCACCTCCATACGAGTTCAATTGTTCAACCGAAGACATCGATAAGTTGATTTATGATCTATCCCTGCACTCTGTCGCCGGACTTTCGATCAACATGAGGCGGTGCGACGGCGACTACGAGCTGCCGCCTTCTCTGTATTCTTGCCGCGAGTTAATTCAACTAAAACTGTCAAACTTCGCGTTGAAGTCTCGGCCGACGTTCGACTGCTTCAGGAGCATGAAGCGCCTCGAGCTCGAGTGTGTTCGCTTGGACGAAGATGCGCTTGATCGCCTGATCTCCGGCTGTCCTCAGCTCGAACGACTGGCACTGGTGGATTTTGGCCGTTTGAGCCTTCTCAAAATTCACGCCCCCAATCTCGAGTTCTTGGAAATCGGTGGCGTCTTTGATCGTATCAGTTTGGAGAGCACCTCGCGACTTGATACTGTGAGGATTGGTGCATACGAAAACGCTGGATATGATCAGAATCCAAAGCTTGCTGGTATCGGCAATTTGATCAAGTTTTTCGAATCAGTTCCTCATGTTCAGAGGCTTGAAGTGAATAATTTCTTTCTCAAG GTGAATGAGAGGTTGGAGTCGGATGACGAGGAAGAGGGCGATACAGGTGAAAAGGAGACTGAGAATTCTAGAAAGTGG TACCTGAGCATTGGAAGGGAACCTGTAGAAATGCTTCCGACTACTCAACTTTGGGGGATGAAACACCTTTCCATAAGCATCGATTTCAACTGCGCGAATGAGATTCGAGCGGCCTTCTGCATTCTGAAATGTTGCCCCAACCTTCAAGAGCTTCTTGTGCGG GTCTACGACGACGACGAGAAGGCTAGCCGGGAAACCAACGTACACGTTTGGATGAAAGATCAGATGTTTCCAATGAGTCACTTGAGAGTTGTGAATATAAGTAGGATTCCTTATGACGAATGTGCTCTAACTTTCATCGACTTTCTACTTGTTAACTCGCTAGTGCTTGAGAGGATGACAGTAGTCCCCCGATGCTCCGACTTGTGGGGGAAGCGACGGTTGTGCGCTCCGAATCCACGGTGGTTAAAGGCATTGCTGAGCTTCCGGCGAGCTTCGCCGCTGGCGCAAGTAATTTACTTGTAA
- the LOC127807616 gene encoding phosphoribosylformylglycinamidine cyclo-ligase, chloroplastic/mitochondrial-like, translated as MTTSFGANPELSRCLRLSSHIPSASQPNFHSSRRSFLPLPSNDAGAKTTAMGVSMSSANSKGLTYKEAGVDIDAGSELVWRIAKMAPGIGGFGGLFPLGDSYLVAGTDGVGTKLKLAFETGIHESIGIDLVAMSVNDIVTSGAKPLFFLDYFATSRLDVDHAEKVIRGIVDGCQQSDCTLLGGETAEMPSFYEDGEYDLSGFAVGIVRKDSVIDGKNIVAGDVLIGLPSSGVHSNGFSLVRRVLAQSGLSLKDQLPGQTVTLGEALMAPTVIYVKQVLDIISKGGVKGIAHITGGGFTDNIPRVFPKGLGAVIYKDSWVIPPVFKWIKEAGRIEDSEMRRTFNMGIGMVLVVSPEAALRLLGDSAACRIGEVVTGDGVIYQ; from the exons ATGACAACGAGCTTCGGGGCAAACCCAGAATTATCAAGATGTCTTAGGCTCTCTTCTCACATACCGAGCGCCTCCCAACCCAACTTCCATTCCTCCCGCAGAAGCTTTCTTCCTCTACCTTCCAACGATGCGGGCGCCAAAACAACCGCAATGGGGGTCTCAATGTCAAGCGCAAACAGCAAAGGGCTTACGTACAAAGAAGCCGGCGTGGATATAGATGCCGGGTCTGAGCTTGTCTGGAGAATTGCGAAGATGGCTCCCGGGATTGGCGGCTTTGGAGGCCTTTTCCCTCTTG GGGATTCATATCTGGTGGCTGGGACAGATGGAGTGGGAACTAAATTAAAACTTGCGTTTGAAACTGGAATACATGAAAGTATTGGGATTGATCTG GTCGCAATGAGTGTCAATGACATAGTCACTTCTGGAGCAAAGCCTTTATTTTTCCTTGATTACTTTGCTACTAGCCGTCTAGATGTTGATCATGCTGAGAAG GTTATAAGAGGCATTGTTGATGGCTGCCAACAGTCTGATTGCACTCTTTTAGGTGGAGAG ACAGCAGAGATGCCAAGCTTCTATGAAGATGGTGAATACGATCTCAGCGGTTTTGCAGTTGGCATTGTGAGGAAGGATTCAGTCATTGACGGGAAGAACATTGTAGCTGGAGATGTCCTTATTGGCCTGCCGTCTAGTGGAGTCCATTCCAATGGTTTCTCTCTTGTTAGAAG GGTTCTTGCTCAGAGTGGCCTTTCTCTGAAGGACCAACTTCCCGGTCAAACTGTTACACTAGGAGAAGCGTTGATGGCCCCAACAGTGATATATGTCAAGCAG GTGCTCGATATCATTAGCAAGGGAGGCGTAAAGGGAATAGCCCACATCACCGGCGGTGGTTTCACGGATAACATACCCCGAGTATTCCCCAAAGGGCTTGGAGCCGTCATCTACAAGGACTCTTGGGTGATCCCTCCAGTGTTCAAATGGATAAAGGAG GCGGGAAGAATAGAAGACTCGGAGATGAGGCGGACGTTTAATATGGGTATTGGGATGGTTCTTGTTGTCAGCCCGGAAGCCGCCCTTAGATTGCTAGGAGATTCAGCAGCATGTCGGATAGGGGAGGTTGTAACTGGAGATGGAGTAATCTATCAATAA
- the LOC127807617 gene encoding O-fucosyltransferase 23, giving the protein MGLLSCKYLRFFSTHLKSVTFRCVALLVIALVLRAVAAPLLTGFEFEYDKILFIHSRTLHLSSELGIRRAKFLEVPQIIWGLNNQKIAFARACLTARLLNRTLLMPSLSASLFYKEIDLLQPISFDKVFQFETFNSLCKGFVQLGRYSDVSNRTDVIELQKGSGRRWTIERDLEQLVQFSKDPYDQQEIIRVIGKNPFLWPDHWPVKDYAKVFECLVLVDEISKEADRVVSKIREAGKELRSKTASDNPISEPVPVPYVAVHMRIEKDWMIHCKKLEQRSKISEICSSRQEIMQRVGSIAGQQAPTAVYLAVADSLLEDNSILNGWREGLVPFEKNKLGVMEIYKRYPYLIQSAIDYEVCLRADVFVGNSFSTFSSLIVLERTQKMIKMGVTSFCGMDIRWPSYAYNILGEPNGPRRWMTNMSASSLKAISYGSNDVSC; this is encoded by the coding sequence ATGGGCTTGTTGAGTTGCAAATATTTGAGATTCTTCAGCACCCATTTGAAGTCCGTGACATTTAGATGCGTGGCTTTGCTTGTCATTGCTCTGGTTCTTAGAGCTGTTGCGGCTCCACTGTTAACCGGATTTGAGTTTGAATATGACAAGATTTTGTTCATCCATAGCCGTACTTTGCATCTCAGTTCAGAGTTAGGAATTCGAAGAGCCAAGTTCTTGGAGGTTCCTCAAATCATATGGGGTTTAAACAATCAGAAGATTGCTTTTGCCAGGGCTTGTTTAACTGCAAGGTTGCTGAACCGAACCCTTTTGATGCCGAGCTTAAGCGCTTCATTGTTTTACAAAGAGATTGATTTGTTGCAACCCATTTCCTTTGACAAGGTCTTCCAATTTGAAACCTTTAATTCACTTTGTAAAGGGTTTGTCCAATTAGGACGATATTCGGATGTTTCAAACCGGACTGATGTTATCGAGCTTCAAAAGGGTAGTGGAAGGAGGTGGACGATTGAGAGAGATTTGGAACAGTTGGTACAATTTAGCAAGGATCCATATGATCAACAGGAGATAATTCGAGTTATTGGAAAGAACCCATTTCTGTGGCCTGATCACTGGCCGGTTAAAGACTATGCCAAGGTCTTTGAGTGTTTAGTTTTGGTTGATGAAATATCTAAAGAAGCTGACAGAGTCGTGTCCAAGATTAGAGAGGCAGGAAAAGAGTTGAGGAGCAAAACTGCTTCAGATAATCCTATTTCAGAACCAGTGCCAGTGCCTTATGTGGCTGTTCATATGCGGATTGAGAAGGATTGGATGATTCATTGTAAGAAGTTGGAGCAAAGGTCAAAGATTAGTGAAATCTGTAGCAGCAGGCAGGAGATTATGCAGAGAGTTGGGAGTATTGCAGGCCAGCAAGCCCCGACAGCGGTCTATCTTGCCGTGGCTGACAGTCTTCTTGAAGACAACTCAATCTTGAATGGTTGGAGGGAAGGCTTGGTTCCCTTTGAGAAGAATAAACTGGGAGTTATGGAAATCTACAAGAGGTATCCTTACCTCATTCAATCAGCAATTGATTATGAGGTTTGCTTAAGAGCCGATGTATTTGTGGGGAACAGTTTTTCCACATTTTCGAGCCTCATAGTTCTTGAGAGAACACAGAAGATGATCAAGATGGGTGTCACAAGTTTTTGTGGAATGGATATAAGATGGCCTTCCTATGCCTATAATATCTTAGGAGAACCGAATGGCCCTCGTAGGTGGATGACAAATATGTCTGCCTCGAGTCTAAAAGCAATCAGCTACGGTTCAAACGATGTATCTTGCTAA
- the LOC127807618 gene encoding floral homeotic protein DEFICIENS → MARGKIQIKRIENSTNRQVTYSKRRNGLFKKANELTVLCDARVSIIMVSSTGKIHEYISPTATTKQLFDQYQKTLNTDLWSSHYERMQENLKKLKEVNRNLRRQIRQRMGESLNDLNFNEMHGLEEDIESSLKVIRERKYKVIGNQIETYKKKMRNVEEINRNLMHEFGAREDDPHYGLIDNGVDYEHALGFLNGGPRMLALRLQPHHHTLHSGIGSHLTMGSHLTTDSHLTTHALLE, encoded by the exons ATGGCGAGGGGGAAGATCCAGATCAAGAGGATCGAGAACTCGACCAACCGGCAGGTCACCTACTCGAAGCGCCGGAATGGGTTGTTCAAGAAGGCCAACGAACTCACCGTTCTTTGCGACGCCAGGGTCTCCATTATCATGGTCTCCAGCACCGGCAAGATCCATGAGTACATCAGCCCCACCGCTAC AACGAAGCAGCTGTTCGATCAGTACCAGAAGACCTTGAACACCGATCTTTGGAGCTCTCACTACGAG AGAATGCAAGAGAACTTGAAGAAGCTGAAGGAAGTGAACAGGAATCTGCGAAGGCAGATCAG GCAGAGAATGGGGGAGAGTTTGAATGATCTGAACTTCAACGAAATGCATGGCCTCGAGGAAGACATTGAGAGTTCCTTGAAGGTCATTCGTGAGCGAAAG TACAAGGTGATTGGTAACCAGATTGAAACTTACAAGAAAAAG ATGAGAAATGTGGAGGAAATAAACAGAAATCTAATGCATGAATTT GGTGCAAGAGAGGATGATCCACATTATGGACTAATCGATAATGGGGTCGATTACGAACATGCTCTTGGATTCTTGAATGGTGGCCCTCGCATGCTCGCCTTGCGCCTCCAGCCTCACCACCACACCCTTCATTCGGGGATAGGATCTCATCTCACGATGGGATCCCATCTCACGACAGATTCTCATCTTACAACGCATGCATTACTTGAGTAG